In Primulina huaijiensis isolate GDHJ02 chromosome 16, ASM1229523v2, whole genome shotgun sequence, a single genomic region encodes these proteins:
- the LOC140961595 gene encoding glycine-rich RNA-binding protein 4, mitochondrial-like, translating into MDLFCSAYNPQILIPQIRKQQSSIAISFPSRSPFPTKPVFGTRRSPNLKAENPSSLSSSIELDNDASSNSIVFVKGLALSTSEEGLKTVFSQFGDVSRVKVILDKKTKKSLGFAYIWFMNEESAETAVEEMNGKFFEGKFIYVTIAKPGSCKPRVKASRYKF; encoded by the exons ATGGATCTGTTCTGTTCAGCCTATAATCCTCAAATTTTAATCCCACAAATTCGAAAGCAGCAATCTTCAATTGCCATATCATTTCCATCGAGGAGCCCATTTCCCACAAAACCCGTCTTTGGGACACGGAGAAGTCCAAATCTGAAAGCTGAAAATCCTTCAAGTTTGAGCTCTTCAATTGAGTTGGATAACGATGCTTCTTCAAATTCCATAGTATTTGTTAAAG GATTAGCTCTATCAACCTCTGAGGAAGGGCTAAAGACGGTGTTTTCACAGTTCGGAGATGTCAGTCGAG TAAAGGTGATTCTTGATAAGAAAACCAAGAAATCTCTGGGATTTGCTTATATCTGGTTTATGAATGAAGAATCAGCAGAGACTGCTGTGGAAGAGATGAACGGCAAG TTTTTCGAGGGAAAGTTTATATATGTGACAATTGCAAAGCCTGGATCTTGCAAACCTCGTGTCAAGGCATCACGATACAAGTTTTAG